TATACGATTAAGAcaaatatattagatatattcttaaaaataaaataaacgagtgTAAAGTATAACTTCAAATACTTATTTGATAATAATTAGAGTCCATCCATTgaatgtttttgtatttatcacACAATTTCAtgttcttatttttaatttttgaccaaatattttagttgttttttttatttttcgaaaataatatatgtactattttgTGAATAGGAAAGGTCAACGGAAATGCTCTCGGAtacaaattactttattttaaattactttatggGGATAATTGCGCTTTCCTTAttggtaatatacatacaaagatcTATGTAAATATCTGTAACTTTCAAGCTACCCGAAATGAAAAAGTGAACACATTCAGATTTCAGAACAAGCTGCTTTGaagctattaaataaattgaaacattgATAGATGCCGTGAAGCTCTACAGTGCCTTTTGTAAACGAAAATGAGTATGTTTGAAGTCAATGATGTTGACTTATACATTTCAAAACATCTTATGATACAATAGATGTGGATTAAGACATGGAAACAAGATTAAGTTTATAGGATTAAGAAATCTTATAAATGGCATAGTAGTATAAAAGATGTTAAATCTGTAGATTTAACTTcctaaatgagttttcattcattttttttttactaaacttTAAGTCAGttctcaaaattgaaaaatatacagaatatgtaatataaaatagaataatcaataaaaaaaaaaatctggtcaATAGATCTTCAttgtatgttgatttttttgtgataaaCTTTTTCTAAGaattgtcaataaatattttataatatttaaaaacttttcaTGCTTGATGTATAAACTAGTGTTTTCAACTGTTGGAACGGGAAATCGTTTTGTAATGTGTCTCATTATACATAACTCAATGTTCCCTTGCACTGATGTTTGACATTATActgttttaatatataaatacacaaacaATTGATTATATAGAATTAAAATGGAATTAAGCCTTTAGCTTGTATGGCGTACGAAACAGCCGCATCTAGAAAATCAAAATGTTCTTCAAACTGTTCGCCGTTAGTGTTATTCGGAATGGAAAAGTCGTTCTGTGCGGAATTGCTCATCGAGGTGTTCTCATTGTTGTTTGAACTTCCACTACTCGAATCATTGGATTGCGAGGGTGAGGGTGATTCTTCAGGTTCTTTCTTCGTTTCACTACTGGATACCATGGGTTCGTCAACAGTTGGAGTAGGATTTGCAGTCGATCGAGCAGCGTTTTCAAGAATCCTACGTCGGCGATATGGAAGCAACCCGTAGGGCAAACGATTATCATCGAGCGCACAGTCGCACGATTCTTCGTGAATTGACCAAGGCTGTGGATTAGTCGGATCACTGGTACTCCTTTCGAGAGCATCTGTCAACTCTAATAGTCTACTTCTCTCCTGGTAGCATGGTTCAAATCTGAACGACCTTGGAGgcgaaaataaattttcgtttGATGTGGATAAGTTTCTGGTCCTTGGCGTTATATTTTCTCTTGTTCGGGCGGTTGCCCGGTTGTTTTGTAGACCGTGAGCTGATATTGCCATCAGTATACCTTCGTTTTCGATGCCGTCGTCCCCGGATAGGTCGTCTAGGAGTCCAGTCACATCGAGACCCAACCGCCGGTTCTCTTCGACGTTTGGAGGCAACGGGGCGACAAACCACGAATCCAAAACCCTGTTTATTGTATTGTCCACGTAACCCTTTGCGATCTGAAAATgacaaaacaatacataatacatttctAGGATATTCAATCTTGAATGAGGTTACTATTTAACATATGTCTTCAAGCTTGaaagataaaaatcaaataGAGAATTTATACCTGTCTGGCCTGCCATCTTCTTAGAGTTTGGTCATCTTCTCTAGGGACCCGTTGTTTTATAGGGTTTGCAGGTTGAATATTAGTATCGACATCACTAGAAGAGTCTGATATTTCTATAGTAATAGGAGATATACTACCATTATTATTGTTACTATTAGGAACATTGTTGTACGAAGGAGTGTACTTGGGATACGTCGTTGAGGCACTTTGATCAGACGAAGTGCTGTTTTCGGTGGCCTTTTTCGCATTTTCTTCGGTCTCAGGCCCGAACAGCAAAGTGTTCAAGCTGCTAAAGTCCTGCTTTAGCAGGTAATCGCCAAGCATCTCCAGATTCTCCTCGACTTTATTATCAAACTTGTTTTCGACCGGGTTTGAATTGTCGGGCTCGGCTGACTCTGTTTTTACACTTGGAACTGCCGTTGTCTCTTCAGGCTGAACTGGATCCTCATCCATCGCTTCGTCTTGGTCTTTCAAGTGATACTTTCCCTTGACCTGCCATGGGAATTTGGCCTTCTTCAACGGACGACTGCTGGATGTGTTGTCATTATGTGAGTGCTTTTTACATGACGATTCGCCTGCGTCATTGTTTTCCATTTTATACGTCGCTCTGGAATCTTCTTTCAATTCAATGGACGCTCTCTGATGTTTGTggattaaatttttacaaaaatactgTTTTCGTCAACGCTGGTAGAGCTATGTCtgaaatgtataattaaaatattatttgtatgtacatattggaaaCCATTTCTTTTACACTAATTTCTCTACTTGAATCCATTTACAAAAGTggaacaaaaataataacatgattAATGTCTAAAAATGAACACACAAATTGAGAAGCAAATATTCACTGGTTAAATAGTTAAATACATAGTGTAGCATTATGCCGATCGTGTGTACAAAACATCAGTGACgtacaattttctttttatgaaaaacatatttaaagagATATTTGGTTCTGCTAATTTAAACACCCCTTGAAAACCTAACTCCAAATtacgtacatttatataatattttcataaattgaaCTATGTAATTCGTGAACAGGATTTTCTGAATATTCAGAGCATGAATTATAGTAAGTAGTATAGTAattaatcagttaaaatataaatatattattggttaaaaatattcaagtctAGAGAGCGAAGAAAATCTAGCATcgttattgataaaatataatctCGATAACTAATAAGAAGCATAAAAGCCCAATTGCTTTAGGTATGGTATTTTTGTTCCATGTTGTCAAATACTGTCCTCTGaaattcatcaaattttatGCAATGTGCATCCATCTAATTGTATTCAATCTTGTACCAGAATTTCCCCGAGATTATGTTgagaaaaataatgaataataatacgTTGAGCTCACCCGAGTGAcattatctaaaaaaattaacttGTGGCAAGAAATCACTGATAGATTATGCCAATTTGAAAGCCAGGCAACGTCTCTGAAACGAGATACGACAATTCTCATGCATGGAATTTTGTGCATCCAATTGAAAACGATGAATTATGTGACAATATGTTGAGGTTTTGAGGGTACTTTCCCATTATCTGGaggcatttacatatattaaacgatACAAAACTAAACTATGGTTTCAATAGTTTATTAAATCTATGTAAGTTGCACGAAATGTAATTACAATTCAGATTCCGGAGGCCAAAAATCTTTGAGTACATTAAAAAATGACTCAAATACATTGTCATCAGATGAATTCGGCCAAATACGACTTCAAATCATGACGACTTGTCAATCAGTGTCGTTTATTATGCCATTCAACTGATCCTCACGCCCCGAGTATGGATGCCAATGTGCGGATCAACTAAGTTGACTTTACAAGGTTCaaatctagttttttttttaattcttcaacaTTTCTGCACTCCGGTCAGACACTTCGACTAAAAAGCATTCGTGAGTCTCCTGACAATATTCCAAGACGTCATCTACTGTTGAGGAAGGACTCTACCGGCATTATTATTATCTTGTTTTGGTCGCTTGTTAAGATTCTCGGCACAGATTTATCTCATGTAGTTATTCCAGTCTAtggctatatatatatggttATGCCTAATGTGATCAAACTTCCTGTTTTGAACGGGACCGTCCCATTTTTAGGTCACCTATCCCGTTGTCCCGAAGGACAGCTTCCGGACGTCGAAATGTCccgtttcaaaaataaaagcaaCCCACGGTAACAATTTAATGTTAATTACCAAAGTAaattttaaccgtttgcccgcggccgtcttctatggaagctttgggcgacaagtctgtagcgcggctgtcttccatacaatttctgaactttgcacgggattttgaggcttatatgcgcctacttcaactgttttaaggttcaaaattggttgaatatattactgagttgaatgccatcaaTTCAATTggattaaaatgaatatataccagtcaaaaattagttttttgtggaaccatactgaaacctcgtttatgtggcGTCACGACTTC
This Arctopsyche grandis isolate Sample6627 chromosome 7, ASM5162203v2, whole genome shotgun sequence DNA region includes the following protein-coding sequences:
- the LOC143914186 gene encoding uncharacterized protein LOC143914186, which codes for MENNDAGESSCKKHSHNDNTSSSRPLKKAKFPWQVKGKYHLKDQDEAMDEDPVQPEETTAVPSVKTESAEPDNSNPVENKFDNKVEENLEMLGDYLLKQDFSSLNTLLFGPETEENAKKATENSTSSDQSASTTYPKYTPSYNNVPNSNNNNGSISPITIEISDSSSDVDTNIQPANPIKQRVPREDDQTLRRWQARQIAKGYVDNTINRVLDSWFVAPLPPNVEENRRLGLDVTGLLDDLSGDDGIENEGILMAISAHGLQNNRATARTRENITPRTRNLSTSNENLFSPPRSFRFEPCYQERSRLLELTDALERSTSDPTNPQPWSIHEESCDCALDDNRLPYGLLPYRRRRILENAARSTANPTPTVDEPMVSSSETKKEPEESPSPSQSNDSSSGSSNNNENTSMSNSAQNDFSIPNNTNGEQFEEHFDFLDAAVSYAIQAKGLIPF